The proteins below are encoded in one region of Carassius auratus strain Wakin unplaced genomic scaffold, ASM336829v1 scaf_tig00214183_4049273_7079891, whole genome shotgun sequence:
- the LOC113091324 gene encoding diphthine methyltransferase-like isoform X2: MGWQSRTRTLQVFDTELSADTVEWCPLPQFSHVLACGTYQLQKGDDTQTALDSTAPSRIGRLYLFDCNPRASFIPPLTETQRIDTPALLDLKWCHVPISEHPMLGMATASGEIQLYKLMESQQGTCVLECELSTELGPDRLALSLDWSTGRGESDVRVVSSDSSGSLTVLSLGEASLTAVCQWKAHDFEAWISAFSYWDTQIVYSGGDDCKLKGWDLRMGPSSPFFTSKRHTMGVCSIQSNPHREHILATGSYDENLLLWDGRNMKQPLSETAVDGGVWRLKWHPSQEHLLLAACMHNDFHILHCQKAMEGQDAPCPVLASYILHNSLAYGADWSRLPLSNSTPPSPQEPPQTSVGLTESGGHLRIQYESPTASFDTSLEDDSGRYIPEQCSLPEKSSIPDPFTSPARDSQSLSCLMATCSFYDHMMHVWRWDWSPEEKQKPPEPVPSS, translated from the exons ATGGGTTGGCAGTCTCGAACCCGAACCCTGCAAGTGTTTGACACGGAATTAAGCGCTGATACCGTGGAGTGGTGCCCATTACCACAGTTCTCTCATGTTCTGGCTTGTGGGACTTACCAACTTCAAAAAGGCGATGATACG CAAACCGCATTAGACTCTACAGCCCCGAGCAGAATCGGGCGACTTTATCTGTTTGACTGTAATCCGCGCGCGTCGTTCATCCCTCCACTGACTGAGACTCAGCGGATAGACACTCCTGCTCTACTCGATCTCAAATG GTGTCACGTGCCGATATCAGAGCACCCAATGTTGGGTATGGCCACTGCAAGTGGAGAAATCCAGTTGTACAAGCTAATGGAATCTCAG CAGGGCACCTGTGTTCTGGAGTGTGAGTTGAGCACCGAGTTGGGTCCTGACAGACTGGCCTTGTCTTTAGACTGGTCCACAGGGAGAGGTGAGAG TGATGTGCGTGTGGTGTCCAGTGACTCGAGTGGCTCTCTTACAGTGCTGTCTCTGGGGGAAGCCAGTTTAACTGCTGTGTGTCAGTGGAAAGCTCATGACTTCGAAGCCTGGATCTCAGCATTTAGTTACTGGGATACACAGATTGTTTATTCAG GTGGTGATGACTGCAAACTTAAGGGCTGGGATCTGAGAATGGGTCCCTCTTCCCCTTTCTTCACCAGCAAGAG ACACACTATGGGAGTATGCAGCATACAGAGTAATCCTCATCGCGAGCACATACTAGCCACTGGAAG CTATGATGAGAACTTGTTGCTCTGGGATGGGAGGAACATGAAGCAGCCCTTGAGTGAGACTGCAGTGGATGGAGGTGTGTGGAGACTCAAGTGGCACCCCAGTCAAGAGCATCTTTTGCTAGCTGCATGCATGCATAATGATTTCCACATTCTCCACTGCCAGAAAGCTATGG AGGGACAAGATGCACCATGCCCAGTTCTGGCCTCTTATATTCTACACAACTCATTAGCATATGGAGCAGATTGGTCCAGACTCCCCTTAAGCAACTCCACACCCCCCTCTCCTCAAGAACCTCCCCAAACTAGCGTTGGGCTCACAGAATCTGGAGGTCATCTCAGGATCCAGTATGAATCGCCCACTGCCAGCTTTGACACCTCTCTGGAGGATGACTCGGGGCGGTACATACCCGAGCAGTGTTCATTACCAGAAAAAAGTTCAATTCCAGACCCCTTCACCAGCCCTGCTAGAGACTCCCAGTCTCTGTCCTGCCTAATGGCTACCTGCTCCTTCTACGACCACATGATGCATGTGTGGAGATGGGACTGGAGCCCAGAGGAGAAACAGAAGCCGCCTGAACCCGTCCCCTCTTCCTGA
- the LOC113091324 gene encoding diphthine methyltransferase-like isoform X1, with the protein MGWQSRTRTLQVFDTELSADTVEWCPLPQFSHVLACGTYQLQKGDDTQTALDSTAPSRIGRLYLFDCNPRASFIPPLTETQRIDTPALLDLKWCHVPISEHPMLGMATASGEIQLYKLMESQQGTCVLECELSTELGPDRLALSLDWSTGRGESSDVRVVSSDSSGSLTVLSLGEASLTAVCQWKAHDFEAWISAFSYWDTQIVYSGGDDCKLKGWDLRMGPSSPFFTSKRHTMGVCSIQSNPHREHILATGSYDENLLLWDGRNMKQPLSETAVDGGVWRLKWHPSQEHLLLAACMHNDFHILHCQKAMEGQDAPCPVLASYILHNSLAYGADWSRLPLSNSTPPSPQEPPQTSVGLTESGGHLRIQYESPTASFDTSLEDDSGRYIPEQCSLPEKSSIPDPFTSPARDSQSLSCLMATCSFYDHMMHVWRWDWSPEEKQKPPEPVPSS; encoded by the exons ATGGGTTGGCAGTCTCGAACCCGAACCCTGCAAGTGTTTGACACGGAATTAAGCGCTGATACCGTGGAGTGGTGCCCATTACCACAGTTCTCTCATGTTCTGGCTTGTGGGACTTACCAACTTCAAAAAGGCGATGATACG CAAACCGCATTAGACTCTACAGCCCCGAGCAGAATCGGGCGACTTTATCTGTTTGACTGTAATCCGCGCGCGTCGTTCATCCCTCCACTGACTGAGACTCAGCGGATAGACACTCCTGCTCTACTCGATCTCAAATG GTGTCACGTGCCGATATCAGAGCACCCAATGTTGGGTATGGCCACTGCAAGTGGAGAAATCCAGTTGTACAAGCTAATGGAATCTCAG CAGGGCACCTGTGTTCTGGAGTGTGAGTTGAGCACCGAGTTGGGTCCTGACAGACTGGCCTTGTCTTTAGACTGGTCCACAGGGAGAGGTGAGAG cAGTGATGTGCGTGTGGTGTCCAGTGACTCGAGTGGCTCTCTTACAGTGCTGTCTCTGGGGGAAGCCAGTTTAACTGCTGTGTGTCAGTGGAAAGCTCATGACTTCGAAGCCTGGATCTCAGCATTTAGTTACTGGGATACACAGATTGTTTATTCAG GTGGTGATGACTGCAAACTTAAGGGCTGGGATCTGAGAATGGGTCCCTCTTCCCCTTTCTTCACCAGCAAGAG ACACACTATGGGAGTATGCAGCATACAGAGTAATCCTCATCGCGAGCACATACTAGCCACTGGAAG CTATGATGAGAACTTGTTGCTCTGGGATGGGAGGAACATGAAGCAGCCCTTGAGTGAGACTGCAGTGGATGGAGGTGTGTGGAGACTCAAGTGGCACCCCAGTCAAGAGCATCTTTTGCTAGCTGCATGCATGCATAATGATTTCCACATTCTCCACTGCCAGAAAGCTATGG AGGGACAAGATGCACCATGCCCAGTTCTGGCCTCTTATATTCTACACAACTCATTAGCATATGGAGCAGATTGGTCCAGACTCCCCTTAAGCAACTCCACACCCCCCTCTCCTCAAGAACCTCCCCAAACTAGCGTTGGGCTCACAGAATCTGGAGGTCATCTCAGGATCCAGTATGAATCGCCCACTGCCAGCTTTGACACCTCTCTGGAGGATGACTCGGGGCGGTACATACCCGAGCAGTGTTCATTACCAGAAAAAAGTTCAATTCCAGACCCCTTCACCAGCCCTGCTAGAGACTCCCAGTCTCTGTCCTGCCTAATGGCTACCTGCTCCTTCTACGACCACATGATGCATGTGTGGAGATGGGACTGGAGCCCAGAGGAGAAACAGAAGCCGCCTGAACCCGTCCCCTCTTCCTGA
- the LOC113091324 gene encoding diphthine methyltransferase-like isoform X4 produces MCHVPISEHPMLGMATASGEIQLYKLMESQQGTCVLECELSTELGPDRLALSLDWSTGRGESSDVRVVSSDSSGSLTVLSLGEASLTAVCQWKAHDFEAWISAFSYWDTQIVYSGGDDCKLKGWDLRMGPSSPFFTSKRHTMGVCSIQSNPHREHILATGSYDENLLLWDGRNMKQPLSETAVDGGVWRLKWHPSQEHLLLAACMHNDFHILHCQKAMEGQDAPCPVLASYILHNSLAYGADWSRLPLSNSTPPSPQEPPQTSVGLTESGGHLRIQYESPTASFDTSLEDDSGRYIPEQCSLPEKSSIPDPFTSPARDSQSLSCLMATCSFYDHMMHVWRWDWSPEEKQKPPEPVPSS; encoded by the exons AT GTGTCACGTGCCGATATCAGAGCACCCAATGTTGGGTATGGCCACTGCAAGTGGAGAAATCCAGTTGTACAAGCTAATGGAATCTCAG CAGGGCACCTGTGTTCTGGAGTGTGAGTTGAGCACCGAGTTGGGTCCTGACAGACTGGCCTTGTCTTTAGACTGGTCCACAGGGAGAGGTGAGAG cAGTGATGTGCGTGTGGTGTCCAGTGACTCGAGTGGCTCTCTTACAGTGCTGTCTCTGGGGGAAGCCAGTTTAACTGCTGTGTGTCAGTGGAAAGCTCATGACTTCGAAGCCTGGATCTCAGCATTTAGTTACTGGGATACACAGATTGTTTATTCAG GTGGTGATGACTGCAAACTTAAGGGCTGGGATCTGAGAATGGGTCCCTCTTCCCCTTTCTTCACCAGCAAGAG ACACACTATGGGAGTATGCAGCATACAGAGTAATCCTCATCGCGAGCACATACTAGCCACTGGAAG CTATGATGAGAACTTGTTGCTCTGGGATGGGAGGAACATGAAGCAGCCCTTGAGTGAGACTGCAGTGGATGGAGGTGTGTGGAGACTCAAGTGGCACCCCAGTCAAGAGCATCTTTTGCTAGCTGCATGCATGCATAATGATTTCCACATTCTCCACTGCCAGAAAGCTATGG AGGGACAAGATGCACCATGCCCAGTTCTGGCCTCTTATATTCTACACAACTCATTAGCATATGGAGCAGATTGGTCCAGACTCCCCTTAAGCAACTCCACACCCCCCTCTCCTCAAGAACCTCCCCAAACTAGCGTTGGGCTCACAGAATCTGGAGGTCATCTCAGGATCCAGTATGAATCGCCCACTGCCAGCTTTGACACCTCTCTGGAGGATGACTCGGGGCGGTACATACCCGAGCAGTGTTCATTACCAGAAAAAAGTTCAATTCCAGACCCCTTCACCAGCCCTGCTAGAGACTCCCAGTCTCTGTCCTGCCTAATGGCTACCTGCTCCTTCTACGACCACATGATGCATGTGTGGAGATGGGACTGGAGCCCAGAGGAGAAACAGAAGCCGCCTGAACCCGTCCCCTCTTCCTGA
- the LOC113091324 gene encoding diphthine methyltransferase-like isoform X3: MVWVLSQIKCFMCHVPISEHPMLGMATASGEIQLYKLMESQQGTCVLECELSTELGPDRLALSLDWSTGRGESSDVRVVSSDSSGSLTVLSLGEASLTAVCQWKAHDFEAWISAFSYWDTQIVYSGGDDCKLKGWDLRMGPSSPFFTSKRHTMGVCSIQSNPHREHILATGSYDENLLLWDGRNMKQPLSETAVDGGVWRLKWHPSQEHLLLAACMHNDFHILHCQKAMEGQDAPCPVLASYILHNSLAYGADWSRLPLSNSTPPSPQEPPQTSVGLTESGGHLRIQYESPTASFDTSLEDDSGRYIPEQCSLPEKSSIPDPFTSPARDSQSLSCLMATCSFYDHMMHVWRWDWSPEEKQKPPEPVPSS, from the exons ATGGTGTGGGTGCTGAGTCAAATCAAATGCTTTAT GTGTCACGTGCCGATATCAGAGCACCCAATGTTGGGTATGGCCACTGCAAGTGGAGAAATCCAGTTGTACAAGCTAATGGAATCTCAG CAGGGCACCTGTGTTCTGGAGTGTGAGTTGAGCACCGAGTTGGGTCCTGACAGACTGGCCTTGTCTTTAGACTGGTCCACAGGGAGAGGTGAGAG cAGTGATGTGCGTGTGGTGTCCAGTGACTCGAGTGGCTCTCTTACAGTGCTGTCTCTGGGGGAAGCCAGTTTAACTGCTGTGTGTCAGTGGAAAGCTCATGACTTCGAAGCCTGGATCTCAGCATTTAGTTACTGGGATACACAGATTGTTTATTCAG GTGGTGATGACTGCAAACTTAAGGGCTGGGATCTGAGAATGGGTCCCTCTTCCCCTTTCTTCACCAGCAAGAG ACACACTATGGGAGTATGCAGCATACAGAGTAATCCTCATCGCGAGCACATACTAGCCACTGGAAG CTATGATGAGAACTTGTTGCTCTGGGATGGGAGGAACATGAAGCAGCCCTTGAGTGAGACTGCAGTGGATGGAGGTGTGTGGAGACTCAAGTGGCACCCCAGTCAAGAGCATCTTTTGCTAGCTGCATGCATGCATAATGATTTCCACATTCTCCACTGCCAGAAAGCTATGG AGGGACAAGATGCACCATGCCCAGTTCTGGCCTCTTATATTCTACACAACTCATTAGCATATGGAGCAGATTGGTCCAGACTCCCCTTAAGCAACTCCACACCCCCCTCTCCTCAAGAACCTCCCCAAACTAGCGTTGGGCTCACAGAATCTGGAGGTCATCTCAGGATCCAGTATGAATCGCCCACTGCCAGCTTTGACACCTCTCTGGAGGATGACTCGGGGCGGTACATACCCGAGCAGTGTTCATTACCAGAAAAAAGTTCAATTCCAGACCCCTTCACCAGCCCTGCTAGAGACTCCCAGTCTCTGTCCTGCCTAATGGCTACCTGCTCCTTCTACGACCACATGATGCATGTGTGGAGATGGGACTGGAGCCCAGAGGAGAAACAGAAGCCGCCTGAACCCGTCCCCTCTTCCTGA
- the LOC113091324 gene encoding diphthine methyltransferase-like isoform X5, with amino-acid sequence MLGMATASGEIQLYKLMESQQGTCVLECELSTELGPDRLALSLDWSTGRGESSDVRVVSSDSSGSLTVLSLGEASLTAVCQWKAHDFEAWISAFSYWDTQIVYSGGDDCKLKGWDLRMGPSSPFFTSKRHTMGVCSIQSNPHREHILATGSYDENLLLWDGRNMKQPLSETAVDGGVWRLKWHPSQEHLLLAACMHNDFHILHCQKAMEGQDAPCPVLASYILHNSLAYGADWSRLPLSNSTPPSPQEPPQTSVGLTESGGHLRIQYESPTASFDTSLEDDSGRYIPEQCSLPEKSSIPDPFTSPARDSQSLSCLMATCSFYDHMMHVWRWDWSPEEKQKPPEPVPSS; translated from the exons ATGTTGGGTATGGCCACTGCAAGTGGAGAAATCCAGTTGTACAAGCTAATGGAATCTCAG CAGGGCACCTGTGTTCTGGAGTGTGAGTTGAGCACCGAGTTGGGTCCTGACAGACTGGCCTTGTCTTTAGACTGGTCCACAGGGAGAGGTGAGAG cAGTGATGTGCGTGTGGTGTCCAGTGACTCGAGTGGCTCTCTTACAGTGCTGTCTCTGGGGGAAGCCAGTTTAACTGCTGTGTGTCAGTGGAAAGCTCATGACTTCGAAGCCTGGATCTCAGCATTTAGTTACTGGGATACACAGATTGTTTATTCAG GTGGTGATGACTGCAAACTTAAGGGCTGGGATCTGAGAATGGGTCCCTCTTCCCCTTTCTTCACCAGCAAGAG ACACACTATGGGAGTATGCAGCATACAGAGTAATCCTCATCGCGAGCACATACTAGCCACTGGAAG CTATGATGAGAACTTGTTGCTCTGGGATGGGAGGAACATGAAGCAGCCCTTGAGTGAGACTGCAGTGGATGGAGGTGTGTGGAGACTCAAGTGGCACCCCAGTCAAGAGCATCTTTTGCTAGCTGCATGCATGCATAATGATTTCCACATTCTCCACTGCCAGAAAGCTATGG AGGGACAAGATGCACCATGCCCAGTTCTGGCCTCTTATATTCTACACAACTCATTAGCATATGGAGCAGATTGGTCCAGACTCCCCTTAAGCAACTCCACACCCCCCTCTCCTCAAGAACCTCCCCAAACTAGCGTTGGGCTCACAGAATCTGGAGGTCATCTCAGGATCCAGTATGAATCGCCCACTGCCAGCTTTGACACCTCTCTGGAGGATGACTCGGGGCGGTACATACCCGAGCAGTGTTCATTACCAGAAAAAAGTTCAATTCCAGACCCCTTCACCAGCCCTGCTAGAGACTCCCAGTCTCTGTCCTGCCTAATGGCTACCTGCTCCTTCTACGACCACATGATGCATGTGTGGAGATGGGACTGGAGCCCAGAGGAGAAACAGAAGCCGCCTGAACCCGTCCCCTCTTCCTGA